Proteins from a single region of Drosophila biarmipes strain raj3 chromosome 3R, RU_DBia_V1.1, whole genome shotgun sequence:
- the LOC108026249 gene encoding microtubule-associated protein Jupiter isoform X1 — protein MAAYAAFKHVELYNVGKAKKRVLRPPGGGSSDIFGSEMPQTPRNVKNRMASNIFAAEKDNGVKNNVRQGAHRFYFIGDAPRRGQKTVDSHSRLFGEPSRPITPGKNHMKSSIPFGGQNSEAVAAQKLLTTNGHYNGKSGSVSSASSSVSSSTENLKMNSGSRSVFRNMSTAAGPDTKESLPLDLCPPISVPISDSIPPADSLSIDKSCRDSEIGDVPADNNTFLKSDQVSEASQTSVDFGNSPDQPYSLNRMAAVPDLKEPLGLCPNEIKEEHQECSKLDSRNPITGLGLNGDGVGGLKPKKLKIREGNPVTGEGYKAGANDFHQRQESSNGGTPVINKNRIPPGGYSSGLW, from the exons GGTGCTGAGGCCCCCAGGCGGCGGATCGAGCGACATCTTTGGATCGGAGATGCCGCAGACCCCCAGGAACGTGAAGAATCGCATGGCGTCCAACATATTCGCTGCCGAGAAAGATAATGGAGTGAAAAACAACG TACGACAAGGAGCTCACAGATTCTATTTCATTG GTGACGCCCCACGTCGCGGCCAGAAGACCGTCGACTCGCACTCTCGGCTGTTTGGGGAGCCCTCCCGCCCGATCACCCCCGGCAAGAACCACATGAAGAGCAGCATCCCCTTCGGAGGCCAGAACTCCGAGGCAGTCGCCGCCCAGAAGCTGCTGACCACCAATGGCCACTACAACGGCAAGAGCGGATCGGTGTCCTCGGCCTCGTCTTCGGTCTCGTCCTCGACCGAGAACCTCAAGATGAACAGTGGCTCAAGATCAG TCTTCCGCAATATGAGCA cagcagcaggaccaGATACCAAAGAATCATTGCCACTTGACTTGTGTCCTCCCATCTCGGTGCCAATCTCCGATTCAATCCCACCGGCTGACTCGCTGTCCATCGACAAGTCCTGCCGAGATAGCGAAATTGGAGACGTCCCGGCCGATAACAACACCTTCCTGAAGTCCGATCAAGTCAGCGAAGCCAGCCAAACTAGCGTTGACTTTGGAAACAGTCCCGATCAGCCTTATTCGCTGAACAGGATGGCAGCAGTGCCGGATTTGAAGGAGCCCCTTGGGCTCTGTCCCAATGAGATAAAGGAAGAGCATCAGGAGTGCTCCAAGCTTGATTCTCGCAACCCAATCACAGGTCTAGGTCTCAATGGCGATGGTGTAGGCGGTCTCAAGCCCAAGAAACTCAAGATCCGAG AGGGCAATCCCGTCACCGGCGAGGGCTACAAGGCAGGAGCCAACGACTTCCACCAGCGCCAGGAGTCGTCCAACGGCGGCACTCCGGTGATCAACAAGAATCGTATTCCCCCAGGCGGCTACTCGTCGGGACTCTGGTAA
- the LOC108026249 gene encoding microtubule-associated protein Jupiter isoform X6: MAAYAAFKHVELYNVGKAKKRVLRPPGGGSSDIFGSEMPQTPRNVKNRMASNIFAAEKDNGVKNNVRQGAHRFYFIGDAPRRGQKTVDSHSRLFGEPSRPITPGKNHMKSSIPFGGQNSEAVAAQKLLTTNGHYNGKSGSVSSASSSVSSSTENLKMNSGSRSVFRNMSKGNPVTGEGYKAGANDFHQRQESSNGGTPVINKNRIPPGGYSSGLW; encoded by the exons GGTGCTGAGGCCCCCAGGCGGCGGATCGAGCGACATCTTTGGATCGGAGATGCCGCAGACCCCCAGGAACGTGAAGAATCGCATGGCGTCCAACATATTCGCTGCCGAGAAAGATAATGGAGTGAAAAACAACG TACGACAAGGAGCTCACAGATTCTATTTCATTG GTGACGCCCCACGTCGCGGCCAGAAGACCGTCGACTCGCACTCTCGGCTGTTTGGGGAGCCCTCCCGCCCGATCACCCCCGGCAAGAACCACATGAAGAGCAGCATCCCCTTCGGAGGCCAGAACTCCGAGGCAGTCGCCGCCCAGAAGCTGCTGACCACCAATGGCCACTACAACGGCAAGAGCGGATCGGTGTCCTCGGCCTCGTCTTCGGTCTCGTCCTCGACCGAGAACCTCAAGATGAACAGTGGCTCAAGATCAG TCTTCCGCAATATGAGCA AGGGCAATCCCGTCACCGGCGAGGGCTACAAGGCAGGAGCCAACGACTTCCACCAGCGCCAGGAGTCGTCCAACGGCGGCACTCCGGTGATCAACAAGAATCGTATTCCCCCAGGCGGCTACTCGTCGGGACTCTGGTAA
- the LOC108026249 gene encoding microtubule-associated protein Jupiter isoform X10, whose product MAAYAAFKHVELYNVGKAKKRVLRPPGGGSSDIFGSEMPQTPRNVKNRMASNIFAAEKDNGVKNNGDAPRRGQKTVDSHSRLFGEPSRPITPGKNHMKSSIPFGGQNSEAVAAQKLLTTNGHYNGKSGSVSSASSSVSSSTENLKMNSGSRSEGNPVTGEGYKAGANDFHQRQESSNGGTPVINKNRIPPGGYSSGLW is encoded by the exons GGTGCTGAGGCCCCCAGGCGGCGGATCGAGCGACATCTTTGGATCGGAGATGCCGCAGACCCCCAGGAACGTGAAGAATCGCATGGCGTCCAACATATTCGCTGCCGAGAAAGATAATGGAGTGAAAAACAACG GTGACGCCCCACGTCGCGGCCAGAAGACCGTCGACTCGCACTCTCGGCTGTTTGGGGAGCCCTCCCGCCCGATCACCCCCGGCAAGAACCACATGAAGAGCAGCATCCCCTTCGGAGGCCAGAACTCCGAGGCAGTCGCCGCCCAGAAGCTGCTGACCACCAATGGCCACTACAACGGCAAGAGCGGATCGGTGTCCTCGGCCTCGTCTTCGGTCTCGTCCTCGACCGAGAACCTCAAGATGAACAGTGGCTCAAGATCAG AGGGCAATCCCGTCACCGGCGAGGGCTACAAGGCAGGAGCCAACGACTTCCACCAGCGCCAGGAGTCGTCCAACGGCGGCACTCCGGTGATCAACAAGAATCGTATTCCCCCAGGCGGCTACTCGTCGGGACTCTGGTAA
- the LOC108026249 gene encoding microtubule-associated protein Jupiter isoform X12, whose translation MSTAGPDTKESLPLDLCPPISVPISDSIPPADSLSIDKSCRDSEIGDVPADNNTFLKSDQVSEASQTSVDFGNSPDQPYSLNRMAAVPDLKEPLGLCPNEIKEEHQECSKLDSRNPITGLGLNGDGVGGLKPKKLKIREGNPVTGEGYKAGANDFHQRQESSNGGTPVINKNRIPPGGYSSGLW comes from the exons ATGAGCA cagcaggaccaGATACCAAAGAATCATTGCCACTTGACTTGTGTCCTCCCATCTCGGTGCCAATCTCCGATTCAATCCCACCGGCTGACTCGCTGTCCATCGACAAGTCCTGCCGAGATAGCGAAATTGGAGACGTCCCGGCCGATAACAACACCTTCCTGAAGTCCGATCAAGTCAGCGAAGCCAGCCAAACTAGCGTTGACTTTGGAAACAGTCCCGATCAGCCTTATTCGCTGAACAGGATGGCAGCAGTGCCGGATTTGAAGGAGCCCCTTGGGCTCTGTCCCAATGAGATAAAGGAAGAGCATCAGGAGTGCTCCAAGCTTGATTCTCGCAACCCAATCACAGGTCTAGGTCTCAATGGCGATGGTGTAGGCGGTCTCAAGCCCAAGAAACTCAAGATCCGAG AGGGCAATCCCGTCACCGGCGAGGGCTACAAGGCAGGAGCCAACGACTTCCACCAGCGCCAGGAGTCGTCCAACGGCGGCACTCCGGTGATCAACAAGAATCGTATTCCCCCAGGCGGCTACTCGTCGGGACTCTGGTAA
- the LOC108026249 gene encoding microtubule-associated protein Jupiter isoform X11 — MISNFDCTDNQASSKVLRPPGGGSSDIFGSEMPQTPRNVKNRMASNIFAAEKDNGVKNNGDAPRRGQKTVDSHSRLFGEPSRPITPGKNHMKSSIPFGGQNSEAVAAQKLLTTNGHYNGKSGSVSSASSSVSSSTENLKMNSGSRSEGNPVTGEGYKAGANDFHQRQESSNGGTPVINKNRIPPGGYSSGLW; from the exons GGTGCTGAGGCCCCCAGGCGGCGGATCGAGCGACATCTTTGGATCGGAGATGCCGCAGACCCCCAGGAACGTGAAGAATCGCATGGCGTCCAACATATTCGCTGCCGAGAAAGATAATGGAGTGAAAAACAACG GTGACGCCCCACGTCGCGGCCAGAAGACCGTCGACTCGCACTCTCGGCTGTTTGGGGAGCCCTCCCGCCCGATCACCCCCGGCAAGAACCACATGAAGAGCAGCATCCCCTTCGGAGGCCAGAACTCCGAGGCAGTCGCCGCCCAGAAGCTGCTGACCACCAATGGCCACTACAACGGCAAGAGCGGATCGGTGTCCTCGGCCTCGTCTTCGGTCTCGTCCTCGACCGAGAACCTCAAGATGAACAGTGGCTCAAGATCAG AGGGCAATCCCGTCACCGGCGAGGGCTACAAGGCAGGAGCCAACGACTTCCACCAGCGCCAGGAGTCGTCCAACGGCGGCACTCCGGTGATCAACAAGAATCGTATTCCCCCAGGCGGCTACTCGTCGGGACTCTGGTAA
- the LOC108026249 gene encoding microtubule-associated protein Jupiter isoform X9 yields the protein MISNFDCTDNQASSKVLRPPGGGSSDIFGSEMPQTPRNVKNRMASNIFAAEKDNGVKNNGDAPRRGQKTVDSHSRLFGEPSRPITPGKNHMKSSIPFGGQNSEAVAAQKLLTTNGHYNGKSGSVSSASSSVSSSTENLKMNSGSRSVFRNMSKGNPVTGEGYKAGANDFHQRQESSNGGTPVINKNRIPPGGYSSGLW from the exons GGTGCTGAGGCCCCCAGGCGGCGGATCGAGCGACATCTTTGGATCGGAGATGCCGCAGACCCCCAGGAACGTGAAGAATCGCATGGCGTCCAACATATTCGCTGCCGAGAAAGATAATGGAGTGAAAAACAACG GTGACGCCCCACGTCGCGGCCAGAAGACCGTCGACTCGCACTCTCGGCTGTTTGGGGAGCCCTCCCGCCCGATCACCCCCGGCAAGAACCACATGAAGAGCAGCATCCCCTTCGGAGGCCAGAACTCCGAGGCAGTCGCCGCCCAGAAGCTGCTGACCACCAATGGCCACTACAACGGCAAGAGCGGATCGGTGTCCTCGGCCTCGTCTTCGGTCTCGTCCTCGACCGAGAACCTCAAGATGAACAGTGGCTCAAGATCAG TCTTCCGCAATATGAGCA AGGGCAATCCCGTCACCGGCGAGGGCTACAAGGCAGGAGCCAACGACTTCCACCAGCGCCAGGAGTCGTCCAACGGCGGCACTCCGGTGATCAACAAGAATCGTATTCCCCCAGGCGGCTACTCGTCGGGACTCTGGTAA
- the LOC108026249 gene encoding microtubule-associated protein Jupiter isoform X5 gives MISNFDCTDNQASSKVLRPPGGGSSDIFGSEMPQTPRNVKNRMASNIFAAEKDNGVKNNGDAPRRGQKTVDSHSRLFGEPSRPITPGKNHMKSSIPFGGQNSEAVAAQKLLTTNGHYNGKSGSVSSASSSVSSSTENLKMNSGSRSVFRNMSTAAGPDTKESLPLDLCPPISVPISDSIPPADSLSIDKSCRDSEIGDVPADNNTFLKSDQVSEASQTSVDFGNSPDQPYSLNRMAAVPDLKEPLGLCPNEIKEEHQECSKLDSRNPITGLGLNGDGVGGLKPKKLKIREGNPVTGEGYKAGANDFHQRQESSNGGTPVINKNRIPPGGYSSGLW, from the exons GGTGCTGAGGCCCCCAGGCGGCGGATCGAGCGACATCTTTGGATCGGAGATGCCGCAGACCCCCAGGAACGTGAAGAATCGCATGGCGTCCAACATATTCGCTGCCGAGAAAGATAATGGAGTGAAAAACAACG GTGACGCCCCACGTCGCGGCCAGAAGACCGTCGACTCGCACTCTCGGCTGTTTGGGGAGCCCTCCCGCCCGATCACCCCCGGCAAGAACCACATGAAGAGCAGCATCCCCTTCGGAGGCCAGAACTCCGAGGCAGTCGCCGCCCAGAAGCTGCTGACCACCAATGGCCACTACAACGGCAAGAGCGGATCGGTGTCCTCGGCCTCGTCTTCGGTCTCGTCCTCGACCGAGAACCTCAAGATGAACAGTGGCTCAAGATCAG TCTTCCGCAATATGAGCA cagcagcaggaccaGATACCAAAGAATCATTGCCACTTGACTTGTGTCCTCCCATCTCGGTGCCAATCTCCGATTCAATCCCACCGGCTGACTCGCTGTCCATCGACAAGTCCTGCCGAGATAGCGAAATTGGAGACGTCCCGGCCGATAACAACACCTTCCTGAAGTCCGATCAAGTCAGCGAAGCCAGCCAAACTAGCGTTGACTTTGGAAACAGTCCCGATCAGCCTTATTCGCTGAACAGGATGGCAGCAGTGCCGGATTTGAAGGAGCCCCTTGGGCTCTGTCCCAATGAGATAAAGGAAGAGCATCAGGAGTGCTCCAAGCTTGATTCTCGCAACCCAATCACAGGTCTAGGTCTCAATGGCGATGGTGTAGGCGGTCTCAAGCCCAAGAAACTCAAGATCCGAG AGGGCAATCCCGTCACCGGCGAGGGCTACAAGGCAGGAGCCAACGACTTCCACCAGCGCCAGGAGTCGTCCAACGGCGGCACTCCGGTGATCAACAAGAATCGTATTCCCCCAGGCGGCTACTCGTCGGGACTCTGGTAA
- the LOC108026249 gene encoding microtubule-associated protein Jupiter isoform X8: MISNFDCTDNQASSKVLRPPGGGSSDIFGSEMPQTPRNVKNRMASNIFAAEKDNGVKNNVRQGAHRFYFIGDAPRRGQKTVDSHSRLFGEPSRPITPGKNHMKSSIPFGGQNSEAVAAQKLLTTNGHYNGKSGSVSSASSSVSSSTENLKMNSGSRSEGNPVTGEGYKAGANDFHQRQESSNGGTPVINKNRIPPGGYSSGLW; this comes from the exons GGTGCTGAGGCCCCCAGGCGGCGGATCGAGCGACATCTTTGGATCGGAGATGCCGCAGACCCCCAGGAACGTGAAGAATCGCATGGCGTCCAACATATTCGCTGCCGAGAAAGATAATGGAGTGAAAAACAACG TACGACAAGGAGCTCACAGATTCTATTTCATTG GTGACGCCCCACGTCGCGGCCAGAAGACCGTCGACTCGCACTCTCGGCTGTTTGGGGAGCCCTCCCGCCCGATCACCCCCGGCAAGAACCACATGAAGAGCAGCATCCCCTTCGGAGGCCAGAACTCCGAGGCAGTCGCCGCCCAGAAGCTGCTGACCACCAATGGCCACTACAACGGCAAGAGCGGATCGGTGTCCTCGGCCTCGTCTTCGGTCTCGTCCTCGACCGAGAACCTCAAGATGAACAGTGGCTCAAGATCAG AGGGCAATCCCGTCACCGGCGAGGGCTACAAGGCAGGAGCCAACGACTTCCACCAGCGCCAGGAGTCGTCCAACGGCGGCACTCCGGTGATCAACAAGAATCGTATTCCCCCAGGCGGCTACTCGTCGGGACTCTGGTAA
- the LOC108026249 gene encoding microtubule-associated protein Jupiter isoform X3: MISNFDCTDNQASSKVLRPPGGGSSDIFGSEMPQTPRNVKNRMASNIFAAEKDNGVKNNVRQGAHRFYFIGDAPRRGQKTVDSHSRLFGEPSRPITPGKNHMKSSIPFGGQNSEAVAAQKLLTTNGHYNGKSGSVSSASSSVSSSTENLKMNSGSRSVFRNMSTAAGPDTKESLPLDLCPPISVPISDSIPPADSLSIDKSCRDSEIGDVPADNNTFLKSDQVSEASQTSVDFGNSPDQPYSLNRMAAVPDLKEPLGLCPNEIKEEHQECSKLDSRNPITGLGLNGDGVGGLKPKKLKIREGNPVTGEGYKAGANDFHQRQESSNGGTPVINKNRIPPGGYSSGLW, encoded by the exons GGTGCTGAGGCCCCCAGGCGGCGGATCGAGCGACATCTTTGGATCGGAGATGCCGCAGACCCCCAGGAACGTGAAGAATCGCATGGCGTCCAACATATTCGCTGCCGAGAAAGATAATGGAGTGAAAAACAACG TACGACAAGGAGCTCACAGATTCTATTTCATTG GTGACGCCCCACGTCGCGGCCAGAAGACCGTCGACTCGCACTCTCGGCTGTTTGGGGAGCCCTCCCGCCCGATCACCCCCGGCAAGAACCACATGAAGAGCAGCATCCCCTTCGGAGGCCAGAACTCCGAGGCAGTCGCCGCCCAGAAGCTGCTGACCACCAATGGCCACTACAACGGCAAGAGCGGATCGGTGTCCTCGGCCTCGTCTTCGGTCTCGTCCTCGACCGAGAACCTCAAGATGAACAGTGGCTCAAGATCAG TCTTCCGCAATATGAGCA cagcagcaggaccaGATACCAAAGAATCATTGCCACTTGACTTGTGTCCTCCCATCTCGGTGCCAATCTCCGATTCAATCCCACCGGCTGACTCGCTGTCCATCGACAAGTCCTGCCGAGATAGCGAAATTGGAGACGTCCCGGCCGATAACAACACCTTCCTGAAGTCCGATCAAGTCAGCGAAGCCAGCCAAACTAGCGTTGACTTTGGAAACAGTCCCGATCAGCCTTATTCGCTGAACAGGATGGCAGCAGTGCCGGATTTGAAGGAGCCCCTTGGGCTCTGTCCCAATGAGATAAAGGAAGAGCATCAGGAGTGCTCCAAGCTTGATTCTCGCAACCCAATCACAGGTCTAGGTCTCAATGGCGATGGTGTAGGCGGTCTCAAGCCCAAGAAACTCAAGATCCGAG AGGGCAATCCCGTCACCGGCGAGGGCTACAAGGCAGGAGCCAACGACTTCCACCAGCGCCAGGAGTCGTCCAACGGCGGCACTCCGGTGATCAACAAGAATCGTATTCCCCCAGGCGGCTACTCGTCGGGACTCTGGTAA
- the LOC108026249 gene encoding microtubule-associated protein Jupiter isoform X4 — MAAYAAFKHVELYNVGKAKKRVLRPPGGGSSDIFGSEMPQTPRNVKNRMASNIFAAEKDNGVKNNGDAPRRGQKTVDSHSRLFGEPSRPITPGKNHMKSSIPFGGQNSEAVAAQKLLTTNGHYNGKSGSVSSASSSVSSSTENLKMNSGSRSVFRNMSTAAGPDTKESLPLDLCPPISVPISDSIPPADSLSIDKSCRDSEIGDVPADNNTFLKSDQVSEASQTSVDFGNSPDQPYSLNRMAAVPDLKEPLGLCPNEIKEEHQECSKLDSRNPITGLGLNGDGVGGLKPKKLKIREGNPVTGEGYKAGANDFHQRQESSNGGTPVINKNRIPPGGYSSGLW, encoded by the exons GGTGCTGAGGCCCCCAGGCGGCGGATCGAGCGACATCTTTGGATCGGAGATGCCGCAGACCCCCAGGAACGTGAAGAATCGCATGGCGTCCAACATATTCGCTGCCGAGAAAGATAATGGAGTGAAAAACAACG GTGACGCCCCACGTCGCGGCCAGAAGACCGTCGACTCGCACTCTCGGCTGTTTGGGGAGCCCTCCCGCCCGATCACCCCCGGCAAGAACCACATGAAGAGCAGCATCCCCTTCGGAGGCCAGAACTCCGAGGCAGTCGCCGCCCAGAAGCTGCTGACCACCAATGGCCACTACAACGGCAAGAGCGGATCGGTGTCCTCGGCCTCGTCTTCGGTCTCGTCCTCGACCGAGAACCTCAAGATGAACAGTGGCTCAAGATCAG TCTTCCGCAATATGAGCA cagcagcaggaccaGATACCAAAGAATCATTGCCACTTGACTTGTGTCCTCCCATCTCGGTGCCAATCTCCGATTCAATCCCACCGGCTGACTCGCTGTCCATCGACAAGTCCTGCCGAGATAGCGAAATTGGAGACGTCCCGGCCGATAACAACACCTTCCTGAAGTCCGATCAAGTCAGCGAAGCCAGCCAAACTAGCGTTGACTTTGGAAACAGTCCCGATCAGCCTTATTCGCTGAACAGGATGGCAGCAGTGCCGGATTTGAAGGAGCCCCTTGGGCTCTGTCCCAATGAGATAAAGGAAGAGCATCAGGAGTGCTCCAAGCTTGATTCTCGCAACCCAATCACAGGTCTAGGTCTCAATGGCGATGGTGTAGGCGGTCTCAAGCCCAAGAAACTCAAGATCCGAG AGGGCAATCCCGTCACCGGCGAGGGCTACAAGGCAGGAGCCAACGACTTCCACCAGCGCCAGGAGTCGTCCAACGGCGGCACTCCGGTGATCAACAAGAATCGTATTCCCCCAGGCGGCTACTCGTCGGGACTCTGGTAA
- the LOC108026249 gene encoding microtubule-associated protein Jupiter isoform X2 — MAAYAAFKHVELYNVGKAKKRVLRPPGGGSSDIFGSEMPQTPRNVKNRMASNIFAAEKDNGVKNNVRQGAHRFYFIGDAPRRGQKTVDSHSRLFGEPSRPITPGKNHMKSSIPFGGQNSEAVAAQKLLTTNGHYNGKSGSVSSASSSVSSSTENLKMNSGSRSVFRNMSTAGPDTKESLPLDLCPPISVPISDSIPPADSLSIDKSCRDSEIGDVPADNNTFLKSDQVSEASQTSVDFGNSPDQPYSLNRMAAVPDLKEPLGLCPNEIKEEHQECSKLDSRNPITGLGLNGDGVGGLKPKKLKIREGNPVTGEGYKAGANDFHQRQESSNGGTPVINKNRIPPGGYSSGLW, encoded by the exons GGTGCTGAGGCCCCCAGGCGGCGGATCGAGCGACATCTTTGGATCGGAGATGCCGCAGACCCCCAGGAACGTGAAGAATCGCATGGCGTCCAACATATTCGCTGCCGAGAAAGATAATGGAGTGAAAAACAACG TACGACAAGGAGCTCACAGATTCTATTTCATTG GTGACGCCCCACGTCGCGGCCAGAAGACCGTCGACTCGCACTCTCGGCTGTTTGGGGAGCCCTCCCGCCCGATCACCCCCGGCAAGAACCACATGAAGAGCAGCATCCCCTTCGGAGGCCAGAACTCCGAGGCAGTCGCCGCCCAGAAGCTGCTGACCACCAATGGCCACTACAACGGCAAGAGCGGATCGGTGTCCTCGGCCTCGTCTTCGGTCTCGTCCTCGACCGAGAACCTCAAGATGAACAGTGGCTCAAGATCAG TCTTCCGCAATATGAGCA cagcaggaccaGATACCAAAGAATCATTGCCACTTGACTTGTGTCCTCCCATCTCGGTGCCAATCTCCGATTCAATCCCACCGGCTGACTCGCTGTCCATCGACAAGTCCTGCCGAGATAGCGAAATTGGAGACGTCCCGGCCGATAACAACACCTTCCTGAAGTCCGATCAAGTCAGCGAAGCCAGCCAAACTAGCGTTGACTTTGGAAACAGTCCCGATCAGCCTTATTCGCTGAACAGGATGGCAGCAGTGCCGGATTTGAAGGAGCCCCTTGGGCTCTGTCCCAATGAGATAAAGGAAGAGCATCAGGAGTGCTCCAAGCTTGATTCTCGCAACCCAATCACAGGTCTAGGTCTCAATGGCGATGGTGTAGGCGGTCTCAAGCCCAAGAAACTCAAGATCCGAG AGGGCAATCCCGTCACCGGCGAGGGCTACAAGGCAGGAGCCAACGACTTCCACCAGCGCCAGGAGTCGTCCAACGGCGGCACTCCGGTGATCAACAAGAATCGTATTCCCCCAGGCGGCTACTCGTCGGGACTCTGGTAA
- the LOC108026249 gene encoding microtubule-associated protein Jupiter isoform X7, translated as MAAYAAFKHVELYNVGKAKKRVLRPPGGGSSDIFGSEMPQTPRNVKNRMASNIFAAEKDNGVKNNVRQGAHRFYFIGDAPRRGQKTVDSHSRLFGEPSRPITPGKNHMKSSIPFGGQNSEAVAAQKLLTTNGHYNGKSGSVSSASSSVSSSTENLKMNSGSRSEGNPVTGEGYKAGANDFHQRQESSNGGTPVINKNRIPPGGYSSGLW; from the exons GGTGCTGAGGCCCCCAGGCGGCGGATCGAGCGACATCTTTGGATCGGAGATGCCGCAGACCCCCAGGAACGTGAAGAATCGCATGGCGTCCAACATATTCGCTGCCGAGAAAGATAATGGAGTGAAAAACAACG TACGACAAGGAGCTCACAGATTCTATTTCATTG GTGACGCCCCACGTCGCGGCCAGAAGACCGTCGACTCGCACTCTCGGCTGTTTGGGGAGCCCTCCCGCCCGATCACCCCCGGCAAGAACCACATGAAGAGCAGCATCCCCTTCGGAGGCCAGAACTCCGAGGCAGTCGCCGCCCAGAAGCTGCTGACCACCAATGGCCACTACAACGGCAAGAGCGGATCGGTGTCCTCGGCCTCGTCTTCGGTCTCGTCCTCGACCGAGAACCTCAAGATGAACAGTGGCTCAAGATCAG AGGGCAATCCCGTCACCGGCGAGGGCTACAAGGCAGGAGCCAACGACTTCCACCAGCGCCAGGAGTCGTCCAACGGCGGCACTCCGGTGATCAACAAGAATCGTATTCCCCCAGGCGGCTACTCGTCGGGACTCTGGTAA